Part of the Permianibacter fluminis genome, AGCCATGTTCAAAGCGGATGGGGTTGGCTGACTGTCACGGACATTGTAAGTGTCACGGACCTTGTGATTGTCATGGACCCTGTAGCAGCGGGCTTGCCCGCGATGACTTTCCACATCGAAACCATCGCGGGCAAGCCCTCTCCTAAGCTCGACTGTCCGATTGCCTTGGTGCCGTGGCCGCTTCCAGATCCAGTAGCCAGATCATGGCTTCCGCCGCCGAGCTGCCGCACATTTCGGCCGATGGCTGCAGGCTGGAACAGAAAGCCGGCCGCTCCGGCTTGCCAAACAGGCGGCAACGCAGTTGCTCGTCGAGCTGCACGCACGGCACACCCGCCGGTTTGCCGTTTGGCATGCCGGGTATCGGGCTGGTGATAGAGGGCGCAATGCAG contains:
- a CDS encoding YkgJ family cysteine cluster protein, with the translated sequence MDCRPACAACCIAPSITSPIPGMPNGKPAGVPCVQLDEQLRCRLFGKPERPAFCSSLQPSAEMCGSSAAEAMIWLLDLEAATAPRQSDSRA